The region gggtaggcagTCTACCCAGGGCaggagggcccgtatatgactgcttgcagtcctagttctcCATGTTTTTTGTGACCCTGTTGACTGTGAGCCATCTGACTTTACATATGATCCAGTAAGTcgactaattgcaaaaataacaggtgactagtcgattatcaaaataattgtttgtggcagccctaatttaaaaacacttaaatctatgctggaccatgagtgtcaccccctgctggacgttctttctgctctggagagcagtttcagtgacagactcatccaccctcactgtgtgagggagagattccgtagatcgtttctcccggctgctgtcagactgtacaatgatcaatgctagtactgtagtaaccatagcaaccaggacaatattcATGTcactacctgctgtatttattagtgcaataatttaacttatggtgcactcaagtcactttacatatattacactacctatgacatattacatatatatattacttatatttgacctgcccatattgtaaatatcagagtaacttgtcatacatttcacgctgaagtcatttTACCTGATCACTCTCACACCCGACGGTGTATATCATCccagcagtgcagcattgaactgaacaatggtagcgttttttggttcttgtttttgagagatgcttgttgttttgttgcatgcccttctattcctactgttctatgctgcgatgtgacactgaaatttccccattgagggatgaataaaggcttttcttatcttatatCTGATCTTACTTgaagctgtaactgctgccaaaggtgcatcaacaaagtattgagcaaagtctgtgaagttgagtgttgttagaaggaaaggtgatgtaacacagtgggaaacataccactgtcccagctttttagaaacgtgttgcaggcatccatttcaaaatgagcaaatatttggacaaaaacaatcaagtctatcagtttgaacattaaatatcttgtctttgtggtgtattaaattgaatataggttgaagaggatttgaaaatcattgtattctgtttttatttacattttacacaacgtcccaacttcattggaattggggttgtattacactCCACTGAGTAATGTGATAGGAAGATACAAACAGTAGCACAAAATGATGACAGTGAGTTTGTGATCAGAAAAGCACCATCGCTGTGTTGTATGGTTCACAGTGGTGTTCTAGGCCATTGTGATTGTAATAGAAATTTCAACAGTGAAAATGCTTATAATAGTAGCAAGACACGAATAAATAATGACAGAAAGACTCAGGGTTTGTTAGAAAAACAAATTCTTGCCTTACAGATGGTTTTCCAAAAATATTGCTGTGCTATAATGCAAATAGTGCAATTATAAACCATGACATTACCGGATTGCAGCTTTTGGTAAACTAAAGTTTTAGTCACATGTTGTTCCTGCTGCTGACTGGAATAAACGCTGTTTTTCCTGCAGCTTTTCCTCAAGGCACTGAATGATAATGGGGTCCACTTTGGGGTCAAATTTGTTGGCAAACCAGTGACCATAGTTTCGCAACCAGCGCAATTCCGCTGCACCATAAATGCAAACACTGCGCACATGTGTCCCTGTGCATGGTGGATACAGCTCCCCCTCCAGGTATTCCCACTTCACCAGTCTTGTCTTACTCATCAGGTCAGTAATATCCGGCTGGGATGCGGGTACCTTTCCGGGTACGCCCGGCAGCCGCACCAACGTGGCCCAAAAGTGCTCATCCGGGGAATAAGTGTCCTCTGACCACGACAAAAAGTCTGCCACCACCACCGAGGAGTTAACGTACTTGACAAAGTCACGTGATAACACAAAGTAAGCATTACCAATGAACACCTTGATGCCGTGAGGCGGCGACGTCTTGACCTGCTTAGTTCTCACGGGCAGTTTTTGATATTCGTAGATGGTGTTCTTCAGCTCGTAATGGAACCTGAATCTCTTCTGCTTCAGCATGGACGGACGGCTGGTCTCCAACATGTTAGCGCCCTTTAACTTCCGGAGTTCAGCCACCAGCTCGATGTTTGGTTTGAGGGGGAAGTCTTGTCCGCACAGATTGATGACATATTTCCACTTCACCTCTGAATTCAAGAGGTCAGACAAACAGTTGAGATCAGCTTTCAGGCGACTGATGCTCGCGTAGAAAACGGACTCCAGCTTTGAGGCGATGAAGACGTTGGGCAGACAGCGAGCCAAACCCTCCATGGCTGAGATGAATGTGGCTGAAGACTTTTGGTCGTAGTGAACACAGTAGATATTACTTGGCGAGTACAAAGCTTTGATGAGTCTCTCGACCATCCACGCTGATTTGTGCACAACCAGGGAATAAGCTAATGGGAAGTTTCTCTCTTCCTTAGAGAGGCACACGTGATCATAACCTCGGGACTGGATGAATAAGGAGCAGTTTGACGTCAGGTGCACCAGGCTTGTGTCCGTGTCTTCCACAATGTGTCGCGCCCTGATGATCAAGGATTTACCCACCTCCACCGGGTCCATATCATTTATGGCGGCACAGTTGATAGCGTACTTGTTAATTGTGTGAATGACATTTAAAACTGTGCTGGAAGGTAAAGGTTCTCTGAGGTAACTGAGCTTCAAACTGACCAGCAGCAGGACACACAGTGTCAGCAGGGACGCGACAGACGTGACGCATTTGTTTGTTCTTGCCTTCACACATCTTCTATTCATTCTGCAGGAACAGAATATCTCAATTAATCTTAATTTAACAACATGCAGTAACACACTGTTTCACCATtctcgcacaaacacacacatgatgtcaagatataaaaaaaaaaaaaaaaaaagatgacatcATTAAAACATCATAAAAAATGAAGTGGAGTTAGCCTCGCCCCGTCAATTCCTTTCATTATGAAGTGATCACAGCCAACACTCTCTGCATTGTCATGTACTGGGGAGTGCACCTACAaattagagcccaaccgatatggattttttgaggccgatggcgataacgatatttggatgaaaaaatgccaataatcgataaatcggctgatttgccaataatcaatcaatcaatcaattttatttatatagcgccaaaccacaacaaacagttgccccaaggcacttcacactgcaaggcaaggccatacaataattacgtaaaaaccccaatggtcaaaacgaccccctgtgagcaagcacttggcgacagtgggaaggaaaaactcccttttaacaggaagaaacctccagcagaaccaggctcagggaggggcagtcttctgctgggactggttggggctgagggagagaaccaggaaaaagacatgctgtggaggggagcagagctgataaatcagctgatatatatatatatatatatatatatatatatatatatatatatatatatatatatatatatatatatatattttttttttaatgaataaaatgttcttttttggacccttaacaaaaaagctatgagctaaaagctgaagctttgtcctcatattgattaactttataacggaGAAGAATTTTCAAATTCAGTGAAATTagaaaatacatatccttaaaaagagttgtgaaatacatctgatcttgtacctcttgttgctgcaacttagacataggttcaggataaggatatagatccttataaacttacttgtatgcttttgtcagccgatcagtgcagtgtgacggcgactacgggggccggtgatgaacacatttaagcaggggtgtaagcagctctcagttgaatggagtcagagctccatctactggacaaacggtgcaaggacattttacattgcagacaaacattatttcagtaactgttctgtttatgagaaattatcggtgttctatcggcaaaatttcggccgatagtgagtactttgaaaagggcttatatatcggctggccgatatatcagtcgggctctactaCAAATATGGAAGGGTATCATGTAGGACTTCTTCTGTGCCATTAGAGATAGTGATACTACATGCTGATTGTCCATGAACCaaacaggttttcagtaccacttacagtgcagcagataagagaatatttagaacggaatcctgcaaatggtgatccaAGCATCAAatacagcacaaatactcctttgacattcctcttttgaaaaaaacaactggccacttgaattttaaatAGACAGCCAagtggggtcaattgaagaattatacaggggtcaaa is a window of Thalassophryne amazonica chromosome 17, fThaAma1.1, whole genome shotgun sequence DNA encoding:
- the LOC117530118 gene encoding beta-1,3-galactosyl-O-glycosyl-glycoprotein beta-1,6-N-acetylglucosaminyltransferase 4-like isoform X2; this translates as MKVSPLYCVARKNVHYAEVERRQHPRREDYSSTRRRLKRARVPEGFRTRVTSSFELFRLQTLSVFGWMRRALRACWRVTSSGLLRMNRRCVKARTNKCVTSVASLLTLCVLLLVSLKLSYLREPLPSSTVLNVIHTINKYAINCAAINDMDPVEVGKSLIIRARHIVEDTDTSLVHLTSNCSLFIQSRGYDHVCLSKEERNFPLAYSLVVHKSAWMVERLIKALYSPSNIYCVHYDQKSSATFISAMEGLARCLPNVFIASKLESVFYASISRLKADLNCLSDLLNSEVKWKYVINLCGQDFPLKPNIELVAELRKLKGANMLETSRPSMLKQKRFRFHYELKNTIYEYQKLPVRTKQVKTSPPHGIKVFIGNAYFVLSRDFVKYVNSSVVVADFLSWSEDTYSPDEHFWATLVRLPGVPGKVPASQPDITDLMSKTRLVKWEYLEGELYPPCTGTHVRSVCIYGAAELRWLRNYGHWFANKFDPKVDPIIIQCLEEKLQEKQRLFQSAAGTTCD
- the LOC117530118 gene encoding beta-1,3-galactosyl-O-glycosyl-glycoprotein beta-1,6-N-acetylglucosaminyltransferase 4-like isoform X1 — translated: MKVSPLYCVARKNVHYAEVERRQHPRREDYSSTRRRLKRARVPEGFRTRVTSSFELFRLQTLSVFGWMRRALRACWRVTSSGLLSRSTRREPTQIPLQKGTRMNRRCVKARTNKCVTSVASLLTLCVLLLVSLKLSYLREPLPSSTVLNVIHTINKYAINCAAINDMDPVEVGKSLIIRARHIVEDTDTSLVHLTSNCSLFIQSRGYDHVCLSKEERNFPLAYSLVVHKSAWMVERLIKALYSPSNIYCVHYDQKSSATFISAMEGLARCLPNVFIASKLESVFYASISRLKADLNCLSDLLNSEVKWKYVINLCGQDFPLKPNIELVAELRKLKGANMLETSRPSMLKQKRFRFHYELKNTIYEYQKLPVRTKQVKTSPPHGIKVFIGNAYFVLSRDFVKYVNSSVVVADFLSWSEDTYSPDEHFWATLVRLPGVPGKVPASQPDITDLMSKTRLVKWEYLEGELYPPCTGTHVRSVCIYGAAELRWLRNYGHWFANKFDPKVDPIIIQCLEEKLQEKQRLFQSAAGTTCD